From Synergistaceae bacterium, one genomic window encodes:
- the cas2 gene encoding CRISPR-associated endonuclease Cas2, translating to MFVLMFYDVGEKRVAKVLKTARRYLTWIQNSVLEGDLTPAQLEALKIDVKKVIDEKYDSVLLYVWRVERYMQRDSLGVERGTTDYMV from the coding sequence ATGTTCGTCCTGATGTTTTATGATGTGGGTGAAAAACGGGTCGCGAAGGTTCTGAAAACCGCGAGACGATATTTGACCTGGATACAAAATTCTGTTTTGGAGGGCGATTTGACGCCGGCACAGCTGGAAGCGCTGAAAATCGACGTCAAAAAAGTGATCGACGAAAAATATGACAGTGTTTTGTTGTACGTCTGGCGCGTGGAACGCTACATGCAAAGGGATTCTCTGGGTGTCGAAAGAGGAACGACCGATTATATGGTATAA
- the cas1b gene encoding type I-B CRISPR-associated endonuclease Cas1b codes for MGKTLYLMNSGELRRRGDTLCIVRELEKPRFLPVESTDEILAFGEIDFNKNLLEFLTQKQIIIHFFNYYGYYMGTFYPREHLNAGAVILAQAAHYMDPVRRQAIASAFIGGAIENMKKVAGYYKRRAALEVDDILSDLDSFAETASKTGDIASLMGIEGNARNRYYQFFDRLNTDPDFQMVTRTRRPPSNRMNALISFLNSMCYVLAISQIYRTYLDPRIGFLHETNFRSFSLNLDIAEIFKPILVDRTIFSLVNKRMIQEKHFEKQSGGGIYLNEKGREIVLRAWEERIKETIELPQLKRKVSYRGLVRMEAYKIQKHILEGEKYVPFVSRW; via the coding sequence ATGGGGAAAACACTGTATCTGATGAATTCCGGCGAGTTGAGACGCAGGGGGGATACGCTCTGCATCGTTCGAGAACTGGAAAAGCCCCGTTTTCTGCCTGTGGAATCCACAGATGAAATCCTGGCGTTCGGGGAAATCGACTTCAATAAAAACCTGCTGGAATTTTTGACACAAAAGCAAATCATTATCCATTTCTTCAATTATTACGGTTATTACATGGGAACTTTTTACCCGAGGGAACATCTGAACGCCGGGGCCGTCATTCTGGCCCAGGCGGCGCATTACATGGATCCGGTCAGGCGTCAGGCGATAGCGTCCGCGTTCATCGGAGGCGCGATAGAGAACATGAAAAAAGTGGCGGGCTATTATAAACGCCGCGCCGCTTTGGAGGTGGACGATATTTTGTCGGACCTCGACAGCTTCGCCGAAACGGCTTCGAAAACCGGCGATATCGCCTCTTTGATGGGCATAGAGGGGAACGCGCGCAACAGATATTATCAATTTTTCGATCGTTTGAATACGGACCCGGATTTTCAGATGGTTACCCGTACACGCCGCCCTCCGTCCAACAGAATGAACGCGCTGATCAGTTTTTTGAATTCCATGTGTTACGTTTTAGCGATTTCACAGATTTACAGGACGTATCTTGACCCGAGGATCGGTTTTCTCCACGAGACGAACTTCAGAAGTTTCAGTCTTAATTTGGACATCGCGGAGATTTTCAAGCCGATTCTCGTGGATCGAACGATTTTTTCGCTGGTCAATAAGCGCATGATTCAGGAGAAACATTTTGAAAAACAAAGCGGCGGAGGCATTTATTTGAACGAGAAGGGCAGGGAGATCGTCCTGCGCGCTTGGGAGGAAAGAATTAAGGAGACGATCGAACTCCCACAACTGAAAAGAAAAGTCAGTTATCGCGGCCTTGTCCGCATGGAAGCGTATAAAATACAAAAGCATATCCTGGAAGGCGAGAAGTATGTTCCGTTCGTCAGCAGGTGGTGA
- a CDS encoding CRISPR-associated protein Cas4 codes for QSRDGTLVLSEVKKSSRSEKASTLQLAHYLYALKKEGIEARGELHFPTEKKKCDLELTDALIAELESIYSDIENLASRETPPRAEWSKCCPQCAYSEYCWTL; via the coding sequence CAAAGCAGGGACGGGACGCTGGTTCTTTCGGAGGTGAAGAAAAGCAGCCGCTCCGAGAAGGCTTCGACCCTGCAATTGGCGCACTACCTCTACGCGCTGAAAAAAGAGGGCATCGAAGCGCGGGGTGAACTCCATTTCCCCACAGAAAAGAAGAAATGCGACCTGGAGCTTACGGACGCTCTGATCGCCGAGTTGGAATCGATCTATTCCGACATTGAAAACCTGGCTTCGCGTGAGACGCCGCCTCGGGCTGAGTGGTCCAAATGCTGTCCGCAGTGCGCGTATTCGGAATATTGTTGGACTTTATGA